The following nucleotide sequence is from Synergistaceae bacterium DZ-S4.
GACGCCTGCGCCTACCGTGCGGCCGCCTTCGCGTACTGCGAAGCGCAGTCCCGGCTGCATTGCGATCGGTACGATCAGGTTCACTTCAAATGTGCTGTTGTC
It contains:
- the tuf gene encoding elongation factor Tu (EF-Tu; promotes GTP-dependent binding of aminoacyl-tRNA to the A-site of ribosomes during protein biosynthesis; when the tRNA anticodon matches the mRNA codon, GTP hydrolysis results; the inactive EF-Tu-GDP leaves the ribosome and release of GDP is promoted by elongation factor Ts; many prokaryotes have two copies of the gene encoding EF-Tu) translates to DNSTFEVNLIVPIAMQPGLRFAVREGGRTVGAGVVTEIID